The Aquidulcibacter paucihalophilus genome has a window encoding:
- the gspE gene encoding type II secretion system ATPase GspE → MITLINPTLPYGFAKRHGVILLEAGEVCVVGLREGADPSALIETRRALGRPLRVEPLDQASFDRRLSQVYAGDHLSATDGDDLSMPSGLESLIDDIPAAADLLDTADDAPVIRLINGIIAEAVRAGASDIHLEPFETALTVRMRIDGVLRETLSLNPRITPLLVSRIKVMARLDIAEKRVPQDGRIPLALGGKTLDVRVSTLPSRMGERVVLRILDRDQAGLTLDRLGMAPDALDAFRAALREPNGIILVTGPTGSGKTTSLYAGLSLLNDATRNILTVEDPVEYAIDGVGQTQVNPKVGMTFAAGLRAILRQDPDVVMVGEIRDVETARIAVQAALTGHLVLSTVHTNDAAGAVTRLRDMGVEPFLLASTLRLIVAQRLVRRLCGDCRRPEGADKATAKLAGVKVGQTVWRPQGCGQCGQTGYVGRVGLYEVIRVDDRVRRLIAAEAGEEAINAVAFAGAETLTQRARTLVLEGVTSVEEAVRVTRQETAEAHDEPGLAVAVPAVATGREDAA, encoded by the coding sequence GTGATCACCCTGATCAATCCGACCCTGCCCTATGGCTTCGCCAAACGGCACGGGGTGATCCTGCTGGAGGCGGGCGAGGTCTGCGTGGTGGGCCTGCGCGAGGGGGCCGATCCCTCGGCCCTGATCGAGACGCGCCGGGCGCTGGGCCGGCCGCTGCGGGTCGAGCCGCTGGACCAGGCCAGCTTCGACCGGCGGCTGTCGCAGGTCTATGCGGGCGATCACCTGAGCGCGACGGACGGCGACGACCTGTCGATGCCCTCGGGGCTGGAGAGCCTGATCGACGACATCCCGGCCGCGGCCGACCTGCTGGACACGGCCGATGACGCGCCGGTGATCCGGCTGATCAACGGCATCATCGCCGAGGCCGTGCGGGCGGGGGCTTCGGACATCCATCTTGAGCCGTTCGAGACGGCGCTGACGGTGCGGATGCGCATCGACGGCGTGCTGCGCGAGACCCTGTCGCTGAACCCGCGGATCACGCCGCTGCTGGTGTCGCGGATCAAGGTGATGGCGCGGCTGGACATCGCCGAGAAGCGGGTGCCGCAGGACGGCCGTATCCCGCTGGCCCTGGGCGGCAAGACGCTGGATGTGCGCGTCTCCACCCTGCCGTCGCGGATGGGCGAGCGGGTGGTGCTGCGCATCCTGGACCGGGATCAGGCCGGGCTGACGCTGGACCGGCTGGGCATGGCCCCCGATGCGCTGGACGCCTTCCGCGCGGCGCTGAGGGAGCCCAACGGCATCATCCTGGTCACCGGCCCGACGGGCTCGGGCAAGACCACCTCCCTCTACGCCGGCCTGTCGCTGCTGAACGACGCCACGCGCAACATCCTGACGGTCGAGGACCCGGTGGAATATGCCATCGACGGCGTCGGCCAGACCCAGGTCAATCCCAAGGTCGGCATGACCTTCGCGGCGGGCCTGCGGGCGATCCTGCGTCAGGACCCGGACGTGGTCATGGTCGGCGAGATCCGGGACGTGGAGACGGCGCGGATCGCGGTGCAGGCGGCCCTGACCGGCCATCTGGTGCTGTCGACGGTGCACACCAATGATGCGGCCGGGGCTGTGACCCGGCTGAGGGACATGGGGGTGGAGCCCTTCCTGCTGGCCTCGACCCTGCGGCTGATCGTGGCCCAGCGGCTGGTGCGCCGGCTGTGTGGCGACTGCCGGCGGCCGGAAGGTGCGGACAAGGCCACCGCGAAACTGGCGGGGGTCAAGGTCGGCCAGACGGTGTGGCGGCCGCAGGGCTGCGGCCAGTGCGGCCAGACGGGCTATGTGGGACGGGTGGGCCTGTATGAGGTGATCCGGGTCGATGACCGGGTGCGCCGGCTGATCGCCGCCGAGGCCGGCGAGGAGGCGATCAACGCCGTGGCCTTTGCGGGTGCCGAAACCCTGACCCAGCGCGCGCGGACCCTGGTGCTGGAGGGCGTCACCTCGGTCGAGGAGGCGGTGCGGGTGACGCGTCAGGAGACCGCCGAGGCGCATGATGAGCCGGGGCTGGCTGTCGCGGTTCCCGCGGTTGCGACCGGGCGTGAGGATGCGGCCTGA
- the gspF gene encoding type II secretion system inner membrane protein GspF — translation MAVFDYVAVDAGGRTVSGTLSADDDAAARALLARRRLMPLEVTASRGAAPARGAAPSRAAAPALKGPGKLDSRTLALVTRQLATLVTVSPVEEALRAIAIQADRPAVRAVLEGVHGGVMEGRRLSDAMALQGQAFPPLYRAMVSAGETSGALAPILERLAEGLERDQEVRGKVITALVYPAVLAIVAIGVVIALMTFVVPRVVDQFDSMNQTLPLLTRLVIGLSDAMRDQGWLVALLLAAAAVGGVFALRNPAVRLAVDTVLLRLPLIGRLARDLHGAKMARTLSTMIAAGLPVLEGLTITARTVSNRRLRLATERMAEAVREGGGLSAAMRRADVFPPILVTMTASGEAGGRLEPMLERAAEYLEREFSTFTAVMLSLIEPAIIVVMGGVVAVIILSILLPILQINTLAMG, via the coding sequence ATGGCGGTGTTCGACTATGTGGCGGTGGACGCGGGCGGGCGCACGGTCAGCGGGACGCTGAGCGCCGATGACGACGCGGCCGCGCGGGCCCTGCTGGCGCGGCGCAGGCTGATGCCGCTGGAGGTCACGGCGTCGCGCGGGGCGGCCCCGGCGCGGGGGGCGGCCCCGTCGCGGGCCGCCGCTCCGGCACTCAAGGGCCCCGGCAAGCTGGATTCGCGCACCCTGGCGCTGGTCACGCGCCAGCTGGCCACCCTGGTGACCGTCTCGCCGGTCGAGGAGGCGCTGCGGGCCATTGCCATCCAGGCCGACCGGCCGGCGGTGCGCGCCGTGCTGGAGGGGGTGCATGGCGGGGTGATGGAGGGCCGGCGGCTGTCGGACGCCATGGCCCTGCAGGGTCAGGCCTTCCCGCCGCTGTACCGGGCCATGGTGTCGGCGGGCGAGACCTCGGGGGCGCTGGCCCCGATCCTGGAGCGGCTGGCCGAGGGGCTGGAGCGCGACCAGGAGGTGCGGGGCAAGGTGATCACGGCCCTGGTCTATCCGGCGGTGCTGGCGATCGTGGCCATCGGGGTGGTGATCGCCCTGATGACCTTCGTGGTGCCGCGGGTGGTGGACCAGTTCGACAGCATGAACCAGACCCTGCCGCTGCTGACGCGGCTGGTGATCGGCCTGTCGGACGCGATGCGCGACCAGGGCTGGCTGGTGGCGCTGCTGCTGGCGGCGGCGGCCGTCGGCGGCGTGTTCGCCCTGCGCAATCCGGCCGTGCGGCTGGCGGTCGACACCGTCCTTCTGCGCCTGCCGCTGATCGGGCGGCTGGCGCGCGACCTGCACGGGGCAAAGATGGCGCGGACCCTGTCGACGATGATCGCGGCGGGGCTGCCGGTGCTGGAGGGGCTGACGATCACGGCGCGGACGGTGTCCAACCGCCGCCTGCGGCTGGCCACGGAGCGGATGGCCGAGGCGGTGCGCGAGGGCGGCGGCCTGTCGGCGGCCATGCGCCGGGCCGACGTCTTCCCGCCCATTCTGGTGACCATGACCGCCTCGGGCGAGGCCGGCGGCCGGCTGGAGCCGATGCTGGAGCGCGCCGCGGAATACCTCGAGCGGGAGTTCTCCACCTTCACCGCGGTGATGCTGAGCCTGATCGAGCCGGCCATCATCGTGGTCATGGGCGGGGTGGTCGCCGTGATCATCCTGTCCATCCTGCTGCCCATCCTGCAGATCAACACCCTGGCCATGGGGTGA
- the gspG gene encoding type II secretion system major pseudopilin GspG, with translation MVVIVIIGLLATVVAINVLPSQDRAMVTKAKADIATLEQAIETYRLDNLDFPDDLQALVTAPPTLASPDRYRPGGYVRRLPEDPWGEPYLYRRPSAHGGQFDVYSLGADRKEGGEGNDADLGNWET, from the coding sequence ATGGTGGTGATCGTGATCATCGGCCTGCTGGCCACTGTGGTGGCGATCAACGTCCTGCCCAGCCAGGACCGGGCCATGGTGACCAAGGCCAAGGCCGACATCGCCACCCTGGAACAGGCGATCGAGACCTATCGCCTCGACAACCTCGACTTCCCCGACGACCTGCAGGCGCTGGTCACCGCCCCGCCGACCCTGGCCAGTCCGGACCGCTACCGTCCGGGCGGCTATGTGCGCCGCCTGCCCGAGGACCCCTGGGGCGAGCCCTATCTCTACCGCCGCCCGAGCGCCCACGGCGGCCAGTTCGACGTCTACTCCCTGGGCGCCGACCGCAAGGAAGGGGGCGAGGGCAACGATGCCGACCTCGGAAACTGGGAGACCTAA
- a CDS encoding GspH/FimT family pseudopilin, with protein MELLMVVAIMGLAAGAVVLSVPDPRPSVAADAERFAARLSRAREEAILTNRPVAVEATAAGYVFTAFDGAAWSALDEGPFGPETWTAGTSVTPSAPPARIVFDPTGVADPAALTLTRDRHSRTITVDGAGEVTLNG; from the coding sequence GTGGAGCTGCTGATGGTGGTGGCCATCATGGGGCTGGCCGCCGGGGCCGTGGTCCTGTCCGTGCCCGATCCGCGGCCGTCGGTGGCCGCCGATGCCGAGCGGTTCGCCGCCCGGCTGAGCCGCGCCCGCGAGGAGGCCATCCTGACCAACCGTCCGGTCGCGGTCGAGGCGACCGCCGCCGGCTATGTCTTCACCGCGTTCGACGGCGCCGCCTGGTCGGCGCTGGACGAGGGCCCGTTCGGGCCGGAGACCTGGACGGCGGGCACGAGCGTCACCCCCTCAGCCCCGCCCGCCCGGATCGTGTTCGACCCCACGGGCGTCGCCGACCCCGCGGCCCTCACCCTGACCCGCGACCGCCACAGCCGCACCATCACCGTCGACGGCGCCGGAGAGGTCACCCTCAATGGCTGA
- the gspI gene encoding type II secretion system minor pseudopilin GspI, whose amino-acid sequence MSAGRARSARPPTGPTFGRPEDRLRVDRAEPCDRGLNKEGFTLIELLVALAVFSLAALALLNLSAENTRSAARVETRTLGGIVAENLAVETMIAPAVSEGTTTGQTPLAGRPWTWTRTVAPTEDPDLLRIHITVKTPEGQAAERTLFRSRTRP is encoded by the coding sequence TTGAGCGCGGGGCGTGCGCGAAGCGCCAGGCCGCCCACGGGTCCGACCTTCGGTCGGCCCGAGGACAGGCTCAGGGTCGACAGGGCGGAGCCCTGTGACCGCGGCCTCAACAAGGAGGGCTTTACTCTGATCGAGCTTCTCGTGGCGCTCGCCGTGTTCAGCCTCGCGGCCCTGGCCCTGCTGAACCTGTCGGCCGAGAACACCCGCTCGGCCGCCCGCGTCGAGACCCGCACCCTCGGCGGCATCGTCGCCGAGAACCTCGCCGTCGAGACCATGATCGCCCCCGCCGTCAGCGAAGGCACCACCACCGGCCAGACCCCGCTCGCCGGCCGCCCCTGGACCTGGACCCGCACCGTCGCACCCACCGAAGACCCCGACCTCCTGCGCATCCACATCACCGTCAAAACACCCGAAGGACAGGCCGCAGAACGCACACTGTTCCGCTCGAGAACCCGACCATGA
- the gspL gene encoding type II secretion system protein GspL yields MKPVRLILIPATAGQPAPFLIVGGDGYVLERGTLTLDGGPVPEPMRTVAVTPGGDVLIRWLDLPVGHPVQVRAAAAWMLGDQVATTPDRLVTVLGPAAPAGEPRLVAVVSRSLIQAWIDYLAALGVRADVMVPDVLTLAGPDADDRLSAVSFGEGMALRGRRFAATVQTDLVELIAAGRRVELVQDPAAVERALCAAALAPAINLLDTGEREGRAVGGWRRALVLATLAALSPLILIMAAAARDGVAAQKARADALEAIAAAAPDLAREADPVEALRRRVAAAPPPGGITAAAAALFTAVEAVEGAELDILIADPDDGMKATVSHPAHGEMAVIRRSMAEAGMSVTETGTLEDGGRIVSDITIGAGR; encoded by the coding sequence ATGAAGCCCGTTCGTCTGATCCTCATCCCGGCGACCGCCGGCCAGCCCGCGCCCTTCCTGATCGTCGGCGGCGACGGTTATGTCCTCGAGCGCGGTACGCTGACGCTCGACGGCGGCCCCGTGCCCGAGCCGATGCGGACGGTGGCGGTCACGCCCGGTGGCGATGTGCTGATCCGCTGGCTCGACCTTCCCGTGGGCCATCCGGTGCAGGTCCGGGCGGCGGCGGCCTGGATGCTGGGCGATCAGGTGGCGACGACGCCCGACCGGCTGGTGACCGTCCTCGGCCCGGCCGCGCCCGCCGGCGAACCGCGGCTCGTCGCCGTTGTCAGCCGGTCGCTGATCCAGGCCTGGATCGACTATCTCGCCGCGCTGGGTGTGCGTGCCGATGTGATGGTGCCCGATGTCCTGACCCTTGCGGGGCCCGACGCCGACGACAGGCTGTCGGCCGTCAGCTTCGGTGAGGGCATGGCGCTGAGAGGCCGCCGGTTCGCCGCCACGGTACAGACCGATCTGGTCGAGCTGATCGCCGCAGGTCGCCGGGTCGAGCTCGTGCAGGACCCCGCCGCCGTCGAACGCGCCCTGTGCGCGGCAGCCCTGGCCCCGGCGATCAATCTTCTGGACACGGGTGAGCGCGAGGGGAGGGCGGTCGGCGGCTGGAGACGGGCGCTGGTTCTGGCGACGTTGGCGGCCCTGTCGCCCCTCATCCTGATCATGGCCGCCGCGGCGCGCGACGGCGTGGCGGCGCAGAAGGCCCGGGCGGACGCGCTTGAGGCTATTGCGGCGGCCGCGCCCGATCTGGCGCGCGAGGCCGATCCGGTTGAAGCCCTGCGCCGTCGGGTCGCCGCAGCCCCCCCGCCGGGGGGGATCACGGCCGCCGCCGCGGCGCTGTTCACCGCCGTCGAGGCCGTCGAGGGCGCGGAGCTGGACATTCTGATCGCGGACCCGGACGACGGGATGAAGGCCACGGTCAGCCATCCCGCCCATGGCGAGATGGCGGTGATCCGGCGCTCCATGGCGGAAGCGGGCATGTCCGTCACCGAAACCGGCACCCTGGAAGACGGCGGCCGCATCGTCAGCGACATCACCATCGGAGCCGGTCGATGA
- the gspM gene encoding type II secretion system protein GspM codes for MRRMTDRLYAWWCARTVREKRLLAVMLALLAAVLFWLAVVRPVLDWRGQAAADRADAEAELAGVQTALRLVTPKAAARPVIDSEGFESLVLRTAEGAGLHISTGIEPGRGLAFRIPDASSAGLFGWMSALERDYGITVVSLGVVENTDATLQVEGVLSRQP; via the coding sequence ATGAGGCGGATGACGGACCGGCTGTATGCGTGGTGGTGCGCGCGGACCGTTCGCGAGAAGCGGCTGCTGGCCGTGATGCTGGCGCTGCTGGCGGCGGTGTTGTTCTGGCTGGCGGTCGTCCGGCCGGTGCTGGACTGGCGCGGGCAGGCGGCCGCTGACCGGGCGGACGCCGAGGCCGAACTGGCTGGGGTGCAGACGGCACTCCGGCTCGTTACGCCGAAGGCGGCGGCGAGGCCGGTGATCGATTCCGAAGGCTTTGAGTCGCTGGTTCTCCGGACGGCGGAGGGGGCGGGCCTGCACATCTCCACGGGTATTGAGCCGGGGAGAGGGCTCGCCTTCCGCATTCCCGACGCCTCCAGCGCGGGCCTGTTCGGCTGGATGTCCGCCCTCGAACGCGACTACGGGATCACGGTCGTCAGCCTGGGTGTCGTCGAGAACACCGATGCGACCCTGCAGGTGGAGGGCGTGCTGTCGCGTCAGCCCTGA
- a CDS encoding SCP2 sterol-binding domain-containing protein produces the protein MADLAQVTEHIRGAVGDNSGLGKTVKIDLGDVGKIFIDGASVPNSVTNEDKPADATVSINWDDFMALSAGTLDPMMAFMQGKLKIAGDMMIAQKLAPLLKR, from the coding sequence ATGGCCGACCTGGCTCAAGTCACCGAACACATCCGCGGCGCCGTTGGCGATAACTCGGGTCTGGGCAAGACCGTGAAGATCGATCTGGGCGATGTCGGCAAGATTTTCATCGACGGTGCCTCGGTTCCGAACTCGGTGACCAACGAAGACAAGCCCGCCGACGCGACCGTCTCGATCAACTGGGACGACTTCATGGCCCTGTCGGCCGGGACGCTGGATCCGATGATGGCCTTCATGCAGGGCAAGCTGAAGATCGCCGGCGACATGATGATCGCCCAGAAGCTGGCCCCGCTGCTGAAGCGCTGA
- a CDS encoding acyl-CoA dehydrogenase family protein, translated as MEFRHSDKALHWQERVKRFLDDHVLPREEEYRAQVRENPRRQPPAMEEMKAKAREAGLWNMFLPGDHGAGLTNLEYAPLAELMGRHLWSAEVFNCNAPDTGNMEVLHMYGNEAQQAKWLKPLMAGEIRSAFLMTEPEVASSDATNIQTRIERDGDHYVINGRKWWSTNMAHPNVAVTIVMGKTDPDASVHTQQSQIIVPTDTPGFRVARMLSVFGYDELPIGHAEVVLENVRVPVENLIAGEGRGFEIAQGRLGPGRIHHCMRVIGIAERALELMVQRLLSRTAFRKALAEHSVWEQRIGEARTNIEMCRLLVLKAAWMMDEAGAKNAKSEIAQIKVAAPRMALQIIDDAIQAFGGAGVSADTPLAEMYAMVRTLRIADGPDEVHNRTVARLEYAKHGGRGG; from the coding sequence ATGGAATTCCGCCACAGCGACAAGGCCCTGCACTGGCAGGAGCGGGTCAAGCGCTTCCTCGACGACCATGTCCTGCCGCGCGAGGAGGAATACCGCGCCCAGGTCCGCGAGAACCCCCGGCGCCAGCCGCCGGCCATGGAGGAGATGAAGGCGAAGGCGCGCGAGGCCGGACTGTGGAACATGTTCCTGCCCGGCGACCACGGGGCCGGGCTGACCAATCTCGAATACGCGCCGCTGGCCGAACTGATGGGCCGCCATCTGTGGTCGGCCGAGGTGTTCAACTGCAACGCCCCCGACACCGGCAATATGGAAGTCCTCCATATGTACGGGAACGAGGCCCAGCAGGCGAAATGGCTCAAGCCGCTGATGGCCGGCGAGATCCGCTCGGCCTTCCTGATGACCGAGCCCGAGGTCGCCTCCTCGGACGCCACCAACATCCAGACCCGGATCGAACGCGACGGCGACCACTATGTGATCAACGGCCGCAAATGGTGGTCGACCAATATGGCGCACCCGAACGTCGCCGTGACCATCGTCATGGGCAAGACCGACCCCGACGCTTCGGTGCACACCCAGCAGTCCCAGATCATCGTCCCGACGGACACCCCCGGCTTCCGCGTCGCGCGGATGCTGTCCGTGTTCGGCTATGACGAGCTGCCGATCGGCCACGCCGAGGTGGTGCTGGAGAACGTCCGCGTCCCGGTCGAGAACCTGATCGCCGGCGAGGGCCGGGGCTTCGAGATTGCCCAGGGCCGCCTCGGGCCGGGCCGTATCCATCACTGCATGCGCGTCATCGGCATCGCCGAACGGGCGCTGGAGCTGATGGTCCAGCGCCTGCTGTCGCGCACCGCCTTCCGCAAGGCGCTGGCCGAGCATTCGGTCTGGGAGCAGCGCATTGGCGAGGCCCGCACCAATATCGAGATGTGCCGGCTGCTCGTGCTCAAGGCCGCATGGATGATGGACGAGGCCGGGGCGAAAAACGCCAAGTCGGAGATCGCCCAGATCAAGGTCGCGGCGCCGCGCATGGCGCTTCAGATCATCGACGACGCTATCCAGGCGTTCGGCGGGGCAGGGGTCTCGGCCGACACGCCCCTGGCAGAAATGTACGCCATGGTCCGCACCCTGCGCATCGCCGACGGCCCCGACGAGGTTCACAACCGGACCGTGGCGCGGCTGGAGTATGCGAAGCACGGCGGCCGGGGCGGGTAA
- a CDS encoding amidohydrolase family protein → MLNRLAAAVALSLALATPAFADTLVVTAARMVDVERGRYVDNPVVVVTDGRIVSVGTSAPADLPADARRLDLPGLTLLPGLIDMHVHLASTPYVSGWNELDYADDFGTILQVGHARANLMAGFTTVRNLGGPDFADVALRQAIDGGFVEGPRVVPAGVSFGATGGHCDITGMPRSLNQANAYNTDGVENARHAVREVRKYGAQVIKICATGGVFSRNTEPGQQQMTLAELTAVADEAHMWGLRVAAHAHGASGIRDAIRAGIDTIEHASLIDAEGIRLAVQHGTWLSMDIYNTDFTQATGTEFGVTEDNLRKDREIGQLQRDNFRAAHRAGARMIFGSDAAIYPHGQNARQFAIMVEYGMTPAEAIRSATWNAAQALGREGDVGAIVTGRYGDLIAVSGDPLADVRMLEAVPVVIKGGAVVRDAR, encoded by the coding sequence ATGCTGAATCGTCTGGCCGCCGCCGTCGCGCTTTCGCTCGCGCTTGCGACGCCCGCCTTCGCCGACACCCTCGTCGTAACCGCGGCCCGGATGGTCGATGTCGAGCGTGGTCGCTACGTCGACAATCCCGTGGTCGTGGTCACCGATGGGCGGATCGTCTCGGTCGGGACGTCCGCGCCCGCGGATCTGCCGGCTGACGCCCGCCGGCTCGACCTGCCGGGCCTGACCCTGCTGCCGGGCCTGATCGACATGCACGTCCATCTGGCCTCGACGCCCTATGTCTCGGGCTGGAACGAGCTGGACTACGCGGACGACTTCGGGACCATCCTGCAGGTCGGCCATGCCCGCGCCAATCTGATGGCGGGCTTCACCACGGTGCGGAACCTCGGCGGGCCGGATTTTGCCGACGTCGCCCTGCGACAGGCCATTGACGGCGGTTTCGTCGAGGGACCCCGGGTCGTTCCGGCGGGCGTCTCGTTCGGTGCCACGGGTGGCCATTGCGACATCACCGGCATGCCGCGTTCGCTGAACCAGGCCAATGCGTACAACACCGACGGCGTCGAGAATGCCCGCCACGCCGTCCGCGAGGTGCGCAAATACGGCGCCCAGGTGATCAAGATCTGCGCCACCGGCGGCGTCTTCTCGCGCAACACCGAGCCGGGCCAGCAGCAGATGACCCTGGCCGAACTGACCGCCGTCGCTGACGAGGCGCATATGTGGGGCCTGCGGGTCGCCGCCCATGCGCACGGTGCCTCGGGCATCCGCGACGCCATCCGCGCCGGCATCGACACCATCGAACACGCCTCGCTGATCGACGCCGAGGGCATCCGGCTGGCGGTCCAGCACGGGACCTGGCTGTCGATGGACATCTACAACACGGACTTCACCCAGGCGACGGGCACCGAGTTCGGCGTGACCGAGGACAATCTGCGCAAGGACCGCGAGATCGGCCAGCTGCAGCGCGACAATTTCCGCGCCGCCCACCGCGCCGGTGCCCGGATGATCTTCGGCAGCGACGCCGCCATCTATCCGCATGGCCAGAACGCGCGGCAGTTCGCCATCATGGTGGAATACGGCATGACCCCCGCCGAGGCGATCCGCTCGGCGACCTGGAACGCCGCCCAGGCGCTCGGTCGGGAAGGCGACGTGGGGGCGATCGTGACCGGCCGCTACGGCGACCTTATTGCGGTCTCCGGTGATCCGCTCGCCGACGTGCGGATGCTCGAGGCGGTGCCCGTGGTGATCAAGGGTGGCGCGGTCGTCCGGGACGCGCGCTGA
- the alr gene encoding alanine racemase, giving the protein MPAPATLTVDLNALAANFRTLEGVGGVPVHPVVKADSYGLGAAACAGRLMAEGARTFFVARTAEGERLRAALGAEPAIYVLDGCLPGRAARLRAAALRPVLNADAQLAEWRAAGGGPCGVQIDTGMNRLGFRTEAAPEPFEGLELVLSHLACADDPAEPMNARQRDAFAAASVRYPGVVRSFANSGGVFLGADYAFDATRPGICLYGGGPEGRPDARIRPVATLEAEVLQLHAVPAGETVGYSRGFTAARPTRIATCAAGYADGVMRSYSPRGQVFVAGELRPIVGRVSMDACAVDVTGLDVAVGDRVELFGANRLLDDAGAAAGTIGYELISAINTRVPRVYVG; this is encoded by the coding sequence ATGCCCGCCCCGGCCACACTCACCGTCGACCTGAACGCCCTCGCTGCGAATTTCCGCACGCTGGAGGGGGTCGGCGGCGTGCCCGTGCATCCGGTGGTCAAGGCTGACAGCTACGGCCTCGGGGCCGCGGCCTGCGCCGGGCGGCTGATGGCCGAGGGTGCCCGCACCTTCTTCGTGGCCCGGACCGCCGAAGGCGAGCGGCTGCGCGCGGCCCTGGGCGCCGAACCGGCTATCTATGTGCTGGACGGCTGCCTGCCCGGACGCGCGGCCCGACTCCGGGCCGCAGCCCTTCGCCCGGTGCTCAACGCCGACGCACAGTTGGCCGAATGGCGCGCCGCAGGCGGCGGGCCCTGTGGGGTGCAGATCGACACGGGTATGAACCGGCTCGGCTTCCGCACGGAGGCCGCGCCCGAGCCGTTCGAAGGGCTCGAACTGGTGCTCAGCCACCTCGCCTGCGCCGATGACCCGGCAGAGCCCATGAACGCGCGCCAGCGGGACGCCTTTGCCGCGGCCTCGGTCCGCTACCCCGGCGTCGTGCGGTCGTTCGCCAACTCCGGTGGCGTCTTCCTCGGTGCCGACTATGCCTTCGACGCGACACGACCCGGCATCTGCCTTTACGGCGGCGGGCCCGAAGGTCGCCCTGACGCCCGCATCCGACCCGTCGCAACGCTGGAGGCGGAGGTATTGCAGCTGCACGCGGTGCCCGCCGGCGAGACCGTCGGCTATTCGCGCGGCTTCACGGCGGCGCGACCGACCCGGATCGCCACCTGCGCCGCCGGATACGCCGACGGCGTCATGCGCAGCTACAGTCCGCGGGGTCAGGTCTTCGTGGCCGGCGAACTGCGCCCGATCGTCGGACGCGTGTCGATGGACGCCTGCGCGGTCGACGTGACCGGGCTGGACGTCGCCGTCGGCGACCGGGTCGAGCTGTTCGGCGCCAACCGGCTGCTGGACGACGCCGGCGCCGCCGCCGGCACGATCGGCTATGAACTGATCAGCGCGATCAATACGCGGGTGCCGCGCGTCTACGTCGGCTGA